The Boseongicola sp. DNA segment ATGTCGCTTACAGGACTTTCGACGGGTGTGACCGGGGTGACCGGAGTAACTGGTGTGACAGGAGTAACCGGCGTGACTGGAGTAACGGGTGTTACCGGAGTTACGGGAGTCACAGGAGTAACTGGCGTTGGTGGTGGTCCGGGGCGCACATTTTCCGGCGCGCAGTCGACAGCAATAATAACGGCGCGGGATGCTATTTTTGGGCCAATGTCGACCTGGGATAAGTTGAATTACACCCCTTATGATATTGATAACGCGGATGATATGTTGGAATGGGCACCTTGGGTGCGCACGATGGTTTATCAGGGTGAACTGACATCGGGAGTGCATTTCCGAGTGGACTCTGGGACCGGAAAGGCAACGCTTTACTCTCGGCAGGATGCCATCAACGGCGGAAATCTTGAGTCCGGGTTCGCCGAGTTGGCAAGTTTCACGCGCCCCGAGAAAGCGGATTTTGAGACCCAGTTGGAGAAGATTTGGCATTACGGTGATCTGCGTTTGGATCGACAGGCCGAGATACTGACGCAAGTCGGTTATCCCGATCACTTCTTTGGTGTAATCTTGGGGCTGCACCCCGAGCGGAACCGGTTCACGCTGGAAGTGATGGGGCAGGCGCATGCTTTTGCC contains these protein-coding regions:
- a CDS encoding phosphatase PAP2 family protein gives rise to the protein MSLTGLSTGVTGVTGVTGVTGVTGVTGVTGVTGVTGVTGVTGVGGGPGRTFSGAQSTAIITARDAIFGPMSTWDKLNYTPYDIDNADDMLEWAPWVRTMVYQGELTSGVHFRVDSGTGKATLYSRQDAINGGNLESGFAELASFTRPEKADFETQLEKIWHYGDLRLDRQAEILTQVGYPDHFFGVILGLHPERNRFTLEVMGQAHAFATTIVQRVKIAMACKRPDHLSRHVQPMLPMPGHGALPSGHATQAAVLARVLGLLQGVPEVEEMMMRQAERIAVNRTVAGLHYPVDSIAGAALGLCVAEYYAAQSGFEVDGAAFQPKSVDFNGVGVGAQDFFLSDYFDGGARKSFAPGGGFHVNLGNPVAVSATPYLSKLWSLAKAEWS